A DNA window from Archocentrus centrarchus isolate MPI-CPG fArcCen1 chromosome 15, fArcCen1, whole genome shotgun sequence contains the following coding sequences:
- the slc18a3a gene encoding putative vesicular acetylcholine transporter-A, which yields MEPEVTTQGQGTNMAQSAASKLSQMGERTKQLGNAIQDPERQKRIILVIVCVALLLDNMLYMVIVPIIPDYLEDLQNAADQTQAAATNSTNSTTHKVIKGNFDLQIGVLFASKAILQLLVNPLSGTFIDRVGYDIPLFIGLNVMFLSTVIFAFAENYATLFLARSMQGLGSAFADTSGIAMIADKYTEEAERSKALGIALAFISFGSLVAPPFGGVLYEFAGKPVPFLILACVCLTDGILCLAVLKPFSNRERENMPVGTPIYKLMIDPYIAVVAGALIICNIPLAFLEPTIANWMEDTMHASQWEIGMTWFPAFFPHVLGVYLTVKLAAKYPNLQWFYGAIGMVFIGASSCTVPACKNFGQLMIPLCGICFGIAFVDTALLPTLGFLVDVRHVSVYGSVYAIADISYCVAYALGPVVAGQIVHDLGFVQLNLGMGLANVLYAPALLLLKNVAQMKPSFSERNMLLEDGPTGLYDTIKMEQREKKRKGLCTTIDENGIETFAQRSYSEEESSGGEYA from the coding sequence atgGAGCCAGAGGTGACCACACAGGGACAAGGCACTAATATGGCACAGTCTGCCGCCTCCAAATTGTCCCAGATGGGTGAAAGAACTAAACAACTGGGCAACGCAATCCAAGACCCAGAACGGCAGAAACGGATTATTCTAGTAATAGTCTGTGTAGCACTTTTGTTAGACAACATGCTTTACATGGTAATCGTGCCAATTATACCCGATTACCTTGAAGACCTACAGAATGCTGCGGATCAAACTCAAGCTGCTGCAACCAACTCCACTAACAGCACCACCCACAAAGTAATCAAGGGGAACTTCGACCTGCAGATAGGCGTTCTTTTTGCCTCTAAGGCTATCCTGCAGCTCCTGGTGAACCCGCTAAGTGGGACGTTTATAGACAGGGTCGGGTATGATATCCCGCTCTTCATCGGACTAAATGTCATGTTTCTCTCAACTGTTATTTTTGCCTTTGCTGAAAACTACGCGACTCTGTTCCTGGCGCGAAGCATGCAAGGCCTAGGCTCTGCTTTTGCCGACACGTCAGGGATTGCTATGATTGCAGACAAGTACACAGAGGAGGCAGAAAGGAGCAAAGCGCTGGGTATTGCCTTGGCCTTCATCTCATTTGGAAGTCTTGTGGCGCCCCCGTTTGGAGGAGTCCTCTATGAGTTCGCAGGGAAGCCGGTGCCATTCCTGATTCTGGCCTGCGTCTGTCTCACTGATGGTATATTGTGTCTAGCTGTGCTGAAGCCCTTCTCTAATCGTGAGAGAGAAAACATGCCAGTGGGTACCCCCATATACAAACTCATGATTGATCCTTACATAGCGGTTGTGGCCGGTGCTCTGATCATCTGTAACATCCCTCTTGCCTTCCTTGAGCCCACTATAGCCAACTGGATGGAGGACACCATGCATGCCAGCCAGTGGGAGATCGGCATGACATGGTTCCCTGCATTCTTTCCTCATGTCCTAGGTGTGTATCTCACTGTTAAATTAGCAGCCAAGTACCCTAATCTGCAGTGGTTTTACGGGGCTATAGGTATGGTATTTATAGGCGCGAGCTCGTGCACGGTGCCAGCCTGTAAAAACTTTGGACAGCTGATGATTCCGCTGTGTGGCATCTGCTTCGGCATCGCCTTCGTGGACACGGCGCTCCTACCAACTCTGGGTTTCTTAGTGGATGTGCGACATGTGTCAGTGTATGGCAGTGTGTACGCCATTGCAGACATCTCCTACTGCGTGGCATATGCCCTGGGGCCCGTGGTGGCCGGACAAATAGTGCACGACCTGGGCTTCGTTCAGCTCAACTTAGGCATGGGGCTCGCTAATGTACTTTACGCACCGGCGCTCCTCCTGCTGAAGAACGTGGCACAAATGAAGCCTTCTTTCTCCGAGCGAAATATGCTCCTAGAAGACGGCCCAACGGGACTGTATGATACGATTAAGATGGAGCAacgagagaagaagagaaagggtTTGTGCACAACGATAGACGAGAATGGCATTGAGACCTTTGCTCAGCGCTCTTATTCAGAGGAGGAATCCTCTGGGGGAGAATATGCGTAA